From a region of the Timaviella obliquedivisa GSE-PSE-MK23-08B genome:
- a CDS encoding RDD family protein, which yields MDLFKKVILLTPESVELEFTLAGIGNRALALLIDNLLVLLGISFFWFFGTLFATQVATTLSPDSYAVAALWFVAIAILGTFVISAGYFVLFETLYQGQTPGKRFAQIRVIRDDGRPIGLTQALLRALLRPIDDTFFIVGAILILFDQNEKRLGDLVAGTLVIQEERMLVKRAIALSESAQSLARQLPILSDITQLQPDDFAIVREFLQRRDFLTAKARTELSMNLARQARILIYLETIPPRVTSDQFLEAIYLAYQSGST from the coding sequence CTGGATCTGTTTAAGAAGGTGATTTTGCTTACCCCAGAAAGCGTTGAACTAGAGTTTACCTTGGCAGGTATTGGCAATCGGGCATTGGCATTGCTCATTGATAATTTGCTCGTGCTGTTAGGCATTTCTTTTTTCTGGTTCTTTGGAACTTTATTTGCAACACAAGTTGCAACTACTCTATCTCCTGATAGCTACGCCGTAGCTGCACTATGGTTCGTGGCGATCGCTATCCTAGGTACATTCGTTATTTCAGCCGGATACTTTGTTCTATTTGAAACCTTGTACCAAGGTCAAACCCCTGGCAAGCGTTTTGCTCAAATTCGAGTCATTCGAGATGATGGCAGACCCATTGGACTAACTCAAGCGTTGCTGCGGGCTCTACTTAGACCCATTGATGATACTTTTTTCATTGTAGGAGCCATCTTAATTTTATTTGATCAAAATGAAAAACGTCTAGGAGACTTAGTGGCAGGAACGTTGGTCATTCAAGAGGAACGAATGCTTGTGAAACGAGCGATCGCCCTTTCTGAGAGCGCCCAAAGTCTGGCTCGGCAACTTCCCATCCTCAGCGATATCACCCAACTCCAACCAGATGACTTTGCGATCGTTCGAGAATTTCTACAACGCCGCGATTTTTTAACTGCTAAAGCCCGGACTGAACTCAGCATGAATCTAGCACGTCAAGCCCGAATCCTTATCTATCTGGAGACTATTCCTCCTAGAGTTACCTCAGATCAATTCTTAGAAGCAATTTATTTGGCATATCAAAGCGGTAGCACCTAG
- a CDS encoding stage II sporulation protein M: protein MNLQRWIARRETSWKQLDDLLKQVEKRGLKSLQAGEIQKLASLYRSVSADLARARTQGLGHLMVQNLQALTSRSYTQIYQGARRQEWQAVWDFVLWGFPAAVRRSRGYIALGTALLLGAGLISFWVAWQDPAFMALVVPEALITQVRDRQELWMGSIVGVEPFAASNIMINNIKVSFAALAGGITAGIYTTFIMLLNGISLGAISALVGQNNLAYPFWAFVFPHGALELPAIFFAAGAGFLIARGLLFPGQYRRIDALKIHGQQAAHLMFGIVPMLVIAGAIEGFFSPSLVVPSFLKYLAGTGLLLALLTYLKRSKPALSQQ from the coding sequence ATGAACCTTCAACGCTGGATTGCCCGCCGTGAAACAAGCTGGAAACAACTTGATGATCTATTAAAACAAGTCGAAAAACGCGGGCTAAAGTCACTTCAGGCTGGTGAAATTCAGAAGCTTGCTAGTCTCTATCGTTCGGTATCGGCAGATTTGGCGCGTGCTCGCACCCAAGGCTTAGGTCACTTAATGGTGCAAAACTTGCAGGCGTTGACTAGCCGCAGCTATACACAAATTTATCAAGGCGCACGGCGGCAAGAATGGCAGGCAGTTTGGGACTTTGTGCTCTGGGGCTTTCCGGCAGCAGTGAGGCGATCGCGCGGCTACATTGCCCTGGGTACTGCACTTTTGTTGGGAGCAGGGCTGATCAGCTTTTGGGTGGCTTGGCAAGATCCGGCATTTATGGCGTTAGTTGTGCCTGAAGCATTGATTACACAGGTGCGCGATCGTCAGGAGCTTTGGATGGGAAGCATTGTAGGCGTAGAACCATTTGCTGCCAGTAATATCATGATCAACAACATTAAGGTTTCATTTGCTGCTCTTGCAGGAGGCATCACCGCCGGCATCTACACCACTTTCATCATGTTGCTTAATGGCATTTCTTTGGGCGCAATTTCGGCACTAGTGGGGCAAAATAATCTTGCTTATCCCTTTTGGGCATTTGTTTTTCCCCATGGAGCACTGGAACTTCCCGCCATTTTCTTTGCAGCCGGGGCAGGGTTTCTCATCGCCAGAGGATTGTTGTTTCCAGGACAGTACCGCCGCATTGATGCCTTGAAGATTCATGGACAGCAAGCTGCTCACCTCATGTTTGGCATTGTTCCTATGCTGGTGATAGCAGGGGCAATTGAGGGATTTTTCTCACCCAGTCTAGTTGTGCCTAGCTTCTTAAAGTATTTAGCGGGTACAGGATTACTGTTAGCGTTGCTGACTTACCTGAAACGCAGCAAACCTGCCCTTAGTCAACAGTAG
- a CDS encoding STAS domain-containing protein: MANFDIFQPNRLLSAGNAGELVAWTKQSLETGVEVLLIDFCEVMFMDSSGLGTLVSALKLVQKAEGRLVICSLGGQALMLFEMAGMEKLFETYRNLDEFKSALSGA; this comes from the coding sequence ATGGCTAATTTTGATATCTTCCAACCGAATCGCCTTCTAAGTGCGGGCAATGCAGGTGAGTTGGTAGCTTGGACAAAGCAGTCGCTTGAAACAGGGGTTGAGGTTTTGCTGATTGATTTTTGTGAAGTGATGTTTATGGATAGTAGTGGGTTGGGAACGTTGGTGTCGGCTTTGAAGTTGGTGCAAAAGGCTGAGGGACGACTGGTAATCTGTTCATTAGGTGGGCAGGCTCTAATGCTGTTTGAGATGGCTGGCATGGAGAAGCTATTCGAGACCTACAGAAATCTTGATGAATTTAAAAGTGCTTTGTCAGGAGCGTAG
- a CDS encoding UPF0182 family protein, whose translation MNIKHPKFLQRVIFCLGILFACDLLTFLWAEGQWFAEVGYLSIFWLRLGTQGLGGALVVVISLVFLGINGSIARKNVESAQLLKGDRPNFWGSMGIAKLLSLTLLGSLCVAGLLVYQGQLVAEYWRNGFDQPLTPLVELRLGKLWQAVQMWGKQAWQLALLGGIAIAILVSPQILLGAIAVLISLGFGLLLSEHWSTLLAAFSPTAFHQTDPLFGQNISFYIFALPAWELLEFWFMGLSALALLSVSLIYLLSRDSLSQGNFTGFTDSQKRHLYGVGAVFLGVITFTNWLNRYRLLYRPDGVVFGAGYTNANIQLTTYNLLTGLGSIVALGLLWTAAAYQSPQKLNQSVRLRSAKPGLQKLSLQQIAFQKNLLPLWGVGIFLTLSILGELILPTVVQRAVVQPNELELEQPYIHHAIASTRQAFGLSDIKIETFDPNNGLTIEDLKKNSPTVENIRLWDTRPLLTTNRQLQRIRLYYEFPDADIDRYLLPTANGTIAPQQVLIAARELDYGAVPVAAQTWVNKHLIYTHGYGFTLSPVNTAREGGLPEYLVQGIEPMTIEPRIRNYIPIGKPRIYYGEMTDTYVMTQTQVKELDYPSGSDNVYSTYDGRGGVGIGNFWQRLILGKHLRDWQMILTNDFTPQTKVLFRRNINQRIRAIAPFLRYDSNPYLVVADTQGKQWQQKGTDLPNPSDVNSTDESYLYWMIDAYTMSDRYPYSDPLTHPFNYIRNSVKVVVDAYHGSVNFYVADESDPIIQTWKKVFPNVFQSLDQMPEILRQHIRYPQDLYEVQSNHLMTYHMTDPIVFYNREDQWRAPNEIYDAEQQLVKPYYLITKLPGSQQGEEFILLRLFTPAQRNNLIAWLFARSDGDQYGEMRLYTLPKQRLIYGPEQIEARINQDPIISQQISLWNRQGSRAVQGNLLVVPIERSLLYVEPLYLEAEYNKLPTLVQVIVAYRDRIVMADTLQKALEAIFRPVGEKPAIIRPVEEETFF comes from the coding sequence ATGAACATCAAACATCCTAAATTTCTTCAACGCGTCATTTTCTGCCTCGGTATCTTGTTTGCCTGCGATTTGCTGACATTTCTGTGGGCAGAAGGGCAATGGTTTGCAGAGGTAGGGTATTTGAGCATATTTTGGCTCAGGCTAGGAACCCAGGGATTAGGGGGAGCCCTAGTGGTGGTCATAAGCTTAGTTTTTTTGGGCATAAACGGATCAATCGCTCGTAAAAACGTCGAATCTGCTCAGCTTCTCAAAGGCGATCGTCCTAATTTTTGGGGCAGTATGGGCATCGCCAAACTGTTGTCGTTGACGCTGTTGGGTAGTCTATGCGTGGCAGGATTGTTGGTTTATCAAGGACAGTTAGTTGCAGAATATTGGCGCAATGGGTTCGACCAGCCATTAACTCCGCTAGTAGAACTACGATTAGGCAAGCTTTGGCAAGCCGTTCAAATGTGGGGCAAGCAAGCTTGGCAATTGGCACTCTTGGGGGGCATCGCGATCGCCATTCTCGTTTCACCGCAAATTTTATTGGGCGCGATCGCCGTACTCATCAGCTTAGGCTTTGGACTACTTCTATCAGAACATTGGTCAACCCTACTCGCGGCATTTTCACCCACTGCCTTTCATCAAACTGATCCACTATTTGGTCAAAATATTAGCTTCTATATTTTTGCGCTACCTGCCTGGGAACTGTTAGAGTTCTGGTTTATGGGGCTCTCTGCCCTAGCCCTACTCTCGGTCAGCCTGATTTATCTTTTGTCAAGAGATAGCCTCAGTCAAGGCAATTTTACAGGCTTTACCGATTCTCAGAAACGCCACCTTTATGGTGTGGGTGCTGTGTTTTTAGGCGTGATTACTTTTACAAACTGGCTCAATCGCTATCGTTTGCTTTACAGACCCGATGGGGTTGTGTTTGGTGCAGGCTACACCAATGCCAACATTCAGTTAACGACCTACAACTTGCTGACGGGGTTAGGGAGCATCGTAGCATTAGGGTTGTTATGGACAGCCGCAGCTTACCAATCGCCCCAAAAACTAAATCAATCTGTTCGCCTGCGATCGGCAAAACCAGGTCTCCAAAAATTATCGCTGCAACAGATTGCTTTCCAAAAAAACTTGTTGCCGCTCTGGGGGGTTGGCATATTTCTTACCCTCTCTATACTTGGCGAACTAATTTTACCGACCGTCGTTCAACGTGCTGTGGTTCAGCCTAACGAATTAGAGCTAGAGCAGCCTTATATTCACCATGCGATCGCCTCAACTCGCCAAGCATTTGGATTGAGTGACATTAAGATAGAAACGTTTGATCCTAACAACGGGCTGACGATCGAAGACTTAAAAAAGAATAGCCCAACCGTAGAAAACATTCGCCTCTGGGATACCCGCCCCCTATTAACGACCAATCGCCAACTCCAGCGCATTCGCCTCTATTACGAATTTCCAGATGCAGATATCGATCGCTATCTTCTACCTACTGCTAACGGCACGATCGCACCACAGCAGGTCTTAATTGCAGCGCGAGAACTTGATTATGGCGCTGTTCCTGTCGCTGCCCAAACCTGGGTCAATAAACACTTAATTTATACTCATGGGTACGGATTTACCCTCAGTCCGGTGAACACTGCTAGAGAAGGAGGCTTACCCGAGTATTTAGTGCAAGGGATAGAACCTATGACGATCGAGCCTCGCATTCGAAACTATATTCCGATCGGTAAACCTCGCATTTATTATGGAGAAATGACCGATACCTATGTCATGACCCAGACACAGGTAAAAGAACTCGACTATCCCAGTGGCAGCGACAATGTTTACAGCACCTATGACGGACGAGGCGGAGTCGGCATTGGTAATTTTTGGCAACGCTTGATCTTAGGAAAACATTTGCGAGATTGGCAGATGATTTTGACTAATGATTTTACGCCTCAAACTAAAGTATTATTCCGACGGAACATTAATCAACGCATTAGGGCGATCGCTCCCTTCCTCCGCTACGACAGCAACCCCTATTTAGTGGTTGCAGATACTCAAGGCAAACAATGGCAGCAGAAAGGAACAGATCTTCCCAATCCTAGTGATGTAAATTCTACTGATGAAAGCTACTTATACTGGATGATTGATGCTTATACAATGAGCGATCGCTATCCCTATTCCGATCCACTCACCCATCCTTTTAACTACATTCGCAACTCTGTCAAAGTAGTAGTTGATGCCTATCATGGCTCAGTCAATTTCTATGTTGCAGACGAATCAGATCCCATCATTCAAACCTGGAAGAAAGTGTTCCCCAACGTATTCCAGTCTTTAGACCAAATGCCAGAAATACTGCGTCAACATATTCGATATCCGCAAGATTTATATGAGGTGCAATCAAATCATTTAATGACCTACCACATGACCGATCCGATTGTATTTTATAACCGAGAAGACCAGTGGCGAGCCCCCAATGAAATCTATGATGCCGAGCAACAGTTAGTTAAACCTTATTACCTCATTACCAAGTTACCGGGTAGCCAGCAGGGCGAAGAATTTATTCTGCTGCGTCTCTTTACGCCTGCCCAACGCAATAACCTCATTGCCTGGCTCTTTGCCCGTTCAGATGGCGATCAATACGGAGAAATGCGGCTGTATACGCTTCCAAAACAGCGATTGATCTATGGCCCTGAACAAATTGAGGCACGAATCAACCAAGATCCAATCATTTCTCAACAGATTTCTTTGTGGAATCGGCAAGGTTCGCGGGCAGTACAGGGCAATCTATTGGTGGTTCCCATAGAGCGATCGCTCCTCTACGTCGAACCCCTCTATTTAGAGGCAGAGTACAACAAGCTTCCAACTCTAGTGCAAGTCATCGTGGCTTACCGCGATCGCATTGTCATGGCAGATACGCTACAAAAAGCACTAGAAGCCATTTTTCGCCCAGTCGGAGAGAAGCCCGCGATCATTCGTCCAGTCGAAGAAGAGACTTTTTTTTAG
- a CDS encoding NFACT family protein, which yields MQPVDFTTLTAACTELRAEWLPARLEQVYQRDRHTLAIALRTLERRGWLTISWHPQAARVCMADAPPRTPDTFTFSQQLRHQLGGLALVSIEAIAPWERVIDLQFAHRPGDATLWHVYVEIMGNYSNVILTGSDHLIVTAAHQVSNQQSSVRPIQTGQPYEIPPVLTNPIPRLDESQERWQERINLVPGELKRNLLKSYRGLSSSLALSMLRTAGISDHAVSDRLTQTEWKRLFECWQKWLTQLENQQFQPGWLEQGYTVLGWGVQPSRQPSESLQAILHRYYTNELSQQEFVQLRHQISQRLSNLLKKLYVKAQDFRQRLQLSDRADEYRERADLLMAYLHEWQPGMKQITLTDFVTNQPVNIPLDLEKNAVQNAQAFYKRHQKLKRSRRALDPLLAEVQTEIDYLEQVEVAITQLDQYRTSEDLESLTEVRDELVQQNYLDDPEQRYRNVSQPSTNFLRYKTPGGHEVLIGRNNRQNDQLTFRLAGDYDLWFHTQEIPGSHVLLRLEPGAIADELDLQFTADLAAFYSRARQSDQAPVIYTTPKLVYKPKGAKPGIAIYKQETVLWGQPQRGRTFEATSM from the coding sequence TTGCAACCCGTTGACTTCACAACTCTGACAGCCGCCTGCACCGAACTTCGGGCAGAATGGTTGCCTGCACGTTTAGAGCAAGTTTACCAGCGCGATCGCCATACCCTTGCGATCGCGTTACGCACTTTAGAGCGTCGGGGATGGTTAACCATTTCCTGGCATCCACAAGCCGCGAGAGTTTGCATGGCAGATGCGCCACCTCGCACGCCTGATACCTTTACTTTTAGCCAGCAGCTACGGCATCAGTTAGGTGGATTAGCGCTAGTCAGCATAGAGGCGATCGCCCCTTGGGAGCGAGTGATCGATTTACAGTTTGCCCATCGTCCTGGTGATGCAACCCTGTGGCATGTTTATGTGGAAATTATGGGCAACTACAGCAACGTCATTCTGACAGGATCTGATCACTTGATTGTTACAGCCGCTCACCAAGTCAGCAATCAACAATCTAGCGTTCGCCCCATTCAAACCGGGCAGCCCTACGAAATTCCGCCCGTTTTAACAAATCCCATCCCTCGTTTGGACGAATCGCAAGAGCGGTGGCAGGAACGAATTAACTTAGTACCTGGAGAATTAAAGCGGAATTTGTTGAAAAGCTATCGAGGTTTAAGCTCGTCCTTGGCGTTGTCGATGCTTCGGACGGCAGGAATTTCAGATCATGCAGTCAGCGATCGCCTCACGCAAACTGAGTGGAAAAGGTTGTTTGAATGCTGGCAGAAATGGTTAACCCAATTAGAAAATCAGCAGTTTCAACCGGGCTGGCTAGAGCAGGGTTATACCGTTTTGGGCTGGGGAGTTCAGCCCTCTCGCCAACCATCTGAAAGCCTGCAAGCTATTCTGCACCGTTACTACACCAATGAACTTAGCCAACAAGAGTTTGTTCAACTTCGTCACCAAATTAGTCAACGGTTAAGCAACTTACTTAAAAAGCTTTACGTTAAAGCGCAGGACTTCCGGCAACGATTGCAGCTTTCCGATCGAGCTGACGAATATCGTGAACGTGCTGATTTACTGATGGCATACCTGCATGAATGGCAGCCCGGAATGAAACAAATTACACTAACAGATTTTGTAACGAATCAGCCTGTGAACATTCCTCTTGATCTAGAAAAGAATGCTGTGCAGAACGCTCAAGCCTTTTACAAACGCCACCAAAAGTTAAAGCGATCGCGCCGTGCCTTAGACCCACTTTTAGCAGAAGTGCAAACCGAAATTGACTATCTTGAACAAGTCGAAGTCGCCATCACCCAACTTGATCAGTACCGTACCTCCGAAGACTTAGAATCGTTAACTGAAGTGCGTGACGAATTGGTGCAGCAAAATTATTTAGATGATCCTGAACAACGTTATCGCAACGTCAGTCAGCCTAGCACCAATTTTTTACGCTACAAAACTCCCGGTGGTCATGAGGTGCTGATTGGACGCAATAATCGCCAAAATGATCAACTAACGTTTCGGCTGGCTGGCGACTATGACCTCTGGTTCCACACTCAAGAAATTCCAGGTAGCCATGTGCTACTGCGGCTAGAGCCAGGGGCGATCGCTGACGAGTTAGACTTACAGTTCACAGCAGATTTGGCAGCGTTCTACAGTCGAGCACGGCAAAGTGACCAAGCGCCCGTAATTTACACCACGCCTAAGCTAGTTTATAAACCGAAGGGCGCAAAGCCAGGGATTGCAATTTATAAGCAAGAAACAGTACTTTGGGGACAGCCGCAACGCGGGAGAACGTTTGAGGCTACTTCAATGTGA
- a CDS encoding DUF370 domain-containing protein — protein sequence MDIKLINIGFGNIVSANRVIAIVSPESAPIKRIINDARDRGQLVDATYGRRTRAVIISDSGHVVLSAIQPETVANRFVVSKDSNGDN from the coding sequence ATGGACATTAAGTTGATTAACATTGGATTTGGCAATATTGTCTCTGCAAATCGAGTCATTGCCATTGTTAGCCCTGAATCTGCGCCCATTAAGCGCATTATTAATGATGCTCGCGATCGCGGACAATTGGTCGATGCGACCTATGGTCGTCGTACCCGTGCCGTCATTATTTCTGATTCTGGACATGTTGTTTTATCGGCAATTCAGCCTGAAACTGTGGCAAATCGCTTTGTCGTCAGCAAAGATTCTAATGGAGACAATTAG
- the gmk gene encoding guanylate kinase, with amino-acid sequence MRTGRLIVLTGPSGVGKGTLLQSLLKRHSELYLSTSVTTRTPRLGEVNGKDYEFVSRLEFERMVTAGELLEWAEFAGNCYGTPRYPVEQQIRQGRWVVLEIELEGARQIRQTFPEAFRIFILPPSMPELEFRIRNRGTETEDAIARRLERAKAEVNAADEFDMQVVNDDLEKALVRIEDALFMPMASR; translated from the coding sequence ATGAGAACAGGCAGACTAATTGTTTTAACAGGGCCTAGCGGGGTCGGTAAGGGAACTCTACTGCAATCGCTCCTCAAGCGACACTCAGAGCTTTACTTGTCTACCTCGGTGACGACTCGCACGCCTCGGCTGGGCGAGGTCAACGGCAAAGACTATGAATTCGTGAGTCGCCTGGAGTTTGAACGGATGGTGACGGCAGGAGAACTCTTAGAATGGGCTGAGTTTGCTGGAAATTGTTATGGAACGCCTCGCTACCCTGTGGAACAACAGATTCGGCAGGGTAGATGGGTGGTGTTAGAAATTGAGCTAGAAGGGGCTAGACAGATTCGCCAAACTTTTCCAGAGGCGTTTCGCATTTTCATTCTGCCGCCTTCAATGCCTGAACTAGAGTTCCGCATTCGTAATCGGGGAACTGAAACGGAAGATGCGATCGCTCGTCGTTTGGAGCGGGCAAAGGCAGAAGTGAATGCTGCGGATGAGTTTGATATGCAGGTGGTGAATGATGACCTGGAGAAAGCTTTGGTGCGAATTGAGGATGCGCTGTTTATGCCGATGGCTTCTCGATAG
- a CDS encoding Orange carotenoid protein, which translates to MTYTVDQNTKPALDAFQRFDVDTQLALLWYGYLDIKDELNPAPPPSVEAVGQAVFDQIQALSPQEQLQAQRDLLQGAGTEICRAYNALSPNARLEVWLLLSKGMENGTIIQVPSDYELPSETDEFSAMIKKLDLEQRINFMLSVMHEGAK; encoded by the coding sequence ATGACCTACACAGTTGATCAAAATACCAAACCCGCTTTAGACGCTTTTCAACGTTTTGATGTAGATACTCAACTTGCCTTACTTTGGTACGGCTACCTGGATATTAAAGATGAGCTAAATCCAGCACCTCCTCCGAGTGTAGAAGCTGTTGGTCAAGCAGTATTCGACCAAATTCAGGCATTGTCTCCTCAAGAGCAACTGCAAGCCCAACGTGATCTTCTCCAAGGTGCAGGCACAGAAATTTGTCGTGCCTACAATGCTCTGAGTCCTAATGCTCGTTTGGAAGTTTGGTTGCTGCTCTCCAAGGGGATGGAGAACGGCACAATCATTCAAGTCCCGTCTGATTATGAATTACCTTCTGAGACAGACGAGTTTTCAGCAATGATCAAAAAGCTTGACTTAGAGCAGCGTATTAACTTCATGTTGAGCGTTATGCACGAAGGGGCTAAATAG
- a CDS encoding type II toxin-antitoxin system RelE/ParE family toxin, translating into MSYSIEYEPEAIANLEKLSVTNRKRIIAKINWLAENFEQITPQPLTADLSGFYKLRIGDYRVIYEFNIEESILFIDKVGHRSEIYDE; encoded by the coding sequence ATGAGTTATTCGATTGAATATGAACCGGAAGCGATCGCCAACCTAGAGAAATTAAGCGTCACCAACCGAAAACGAATCATCGCTAAAATCAACTGGCTCGCCGAAAATTTTGAACAAATTACGCCACAACCTCTCACCGCAGATCTCTCTGGATTCTACAAACTCAGAATAGGAGATTATCGAGTCATCTATGAATTCAACATAGAAGAAAGTATCCTTTTCATCGATAAAGTTGGTCATAGAAGTGAAATTTATGATGAGTGA
- a CDS encoding tetratricopeptide repeat protein — translation MNDVLPAIDPDNQDAYDDLLVSLEAGQGISSLLIAACDSPQLRQAIVQRYEAELAPNIHSFQVHLDLQDPSLHRALVQLVARSPLLQQGEPAIVTVLGIEQLFFLQLDPAEPSQQSTFLGYLQWTREALAAFHFPIVLWVTHQFMAALSQEAPDFWSWRKGVFRFVAKPNTFLVSELDDLRPAFAELGLPDGDEIQIPLTDLQALITQTEARRPNDPLLGTLYHQLGRIYAQRVKQGNAQDYPQEIELATNYFQKAVALREKLGEQESVASSLVWLGRLYQDQGRYSEAEPLYLQALEIYQSQLGQDHPSTATSLNNLAGLYESQGRYSEAEPLYLQALEIRRSQLGQDHPDTAMSLNNLAELYRSQGRYSEAEPLYLQALEIWRSQAGHDHSNTATSLNNLAALYDSQGRYSEAEPLYLQALEIWRSQLGQNHPDTATSLNNLALLYKSQGRYSEAEPLYLQALEIWRSQLGQNHPDTAFSLNNLAALYDSQGRYSEAEPLYVQALEILFPRLGESHPNMTIVFSNLYTCLQQSLEAGHGDRLSDHSLTQSLLQQLRTP, via the coding sequence ATGAATGATGTCCTGCCTGCTATTGATCCAGACAACCAAGATGCCTACGATGATCTGTTGGTATCGCTAGAAGCGGGACAGGGCATATCTTCTCTGCTCATTGCCGCTTGCGATTCTCCCCAACTCCGTCAAGCCATTGTGCAGCGCTACGAAGCTGAGTTAGCTCCCAATATTCACAGCTTTCAGGTACACCTTGATCTCCAAGATCCAAGCTTGCACCGTGCCCTCGTCCAACTGGTCGCCCGATCGCCCTTGCTTCAACAGGGAGAACCCGCGATCGTTACAGTTTTGGGCATCGAACAGTTATTTTTCCTCCAATTAGATCCCGCAGAACCCTCGCAGCAGTCAACTTTCCTGGGCTACTTGCAGTGGACGCGAGAAGCTTTAGCCGCTTTCCACTTTCCCATTGTGCTGTGGGTAACTCACCAGTTCATGGCAGCCCTCAGCCAAGAAGCCCCCGACTTTTGGAGTTGGCGCAAAGGCGTTTTTCGCTTCGTTGCCAAGCCCAATACCTTCCTAGTTAGTGAATTAGACGACTTACGCCCCGCTTTTGCCGAGTTAGGCTTACCCGATGGAGATGAAATTCAGATTCCCCTCACCGATCTACAAGCCCTGATTACCCAAACCGAGGCCCGTCGCCCCAATGATCCCCTTTTAGGCACGTTATATCATCAACTTGGGCGCATTTATGCCCAACGTGTCAAACAAGGCAATGCTCAAGATTACCCCCAAGAAATTGAACTAGCGACGAACTATTTTCAAAAAGCTGTCGCCTTGCGAGAAAAGCTGGGAGAGCAGGAATCAGTCGCGAGTAGTTTGGTTTGGCTCGGTAGACTCTACCAAGATCAAGGGCGCTACAGTGAAGCGGAACCCTTGTATCTCCAAGCTCTGGAAATCTATCAATCGCAACTGGGGCAAGACCATCCCTCCACTGCCACCAGTCTCAACAATCTAGCAGGATTATACGAGTCGCAAGGGCGCTACAGTGAAGCAGAACCCTTGTATCTCCAAGCCCTAGAGATCAGGCGATCGCAACTGGGGCAAGACCATCCAGACACCGCCATGAGTCTCAACAATTTGGCAGAGTTATACAGGTCGCAAGGCCGCTATAGCGAAGCAGAACCCTTGTATCTCCAAGCCCTAGAAATTTGGCGATCGCAAGCGGGGCATGACCATTCAAACACCGCCACCAGTCTCAACAATTTGGCAGCATTATACGACTCGCAAGGGCGCTACAGTGAGGCGGAACCCCTGTACCTCCAAGCCCTAGAAATTTGGCGATCGCAACTAGGGCAAAACCATCCCGATACCGCCACCAGTCTCAACAATTTGGCACTATTATACAAATCGCAAGGGCGCTACAGTGAGGCGGAACCCCTGTATCTCCAAGCCCTAGAAATCTGGCGATCGCAACTAGGGCAAAACCATCCCGACACCGCCTTCAGTCTCAACAATTTGGCAGCGTTATACGATTCGCAAGGGCGCTACAGTGAGGCGGAACCCTTGTATGTGCAGGCATTAGAAATTCTGTTTCCTCGTTTGGGCGAAAGTCATCCCAATATGACCATTGTTTTTAGTAACCTTTATACTTGCTTGCAACAGTCACTAGAAGCAGGGCACGGCGATCGCCTCTCCGACCATTCTTTGACCCAATCCCTTCTTCAGCAATTGAGGACACCGTAA